A single region of the Chryseobacterium culicis genome encodes:
- a CDS encoding four helix bundle protein gives MSNFDRIDFNQIFRERTKSFSITIIRTLSSLPFSDDISIIRKQIIRSATSVAANYRAVSRARSEKEKFAKMCIVVEEIDETQLWLEIIEELEYVSPEKILHLKTECEELVKVMTTYKFKLSQI, from the coding sequence ATGAGTAATTTTGATAGGATAGATTTTAACCAAATTTTCAGGGAAAGAACCAAAAGCTTTTCCATTACTATCATTAGAACGCTTTCTTCATTACCTTTTTCGGATGATATTTCAATAATAAGAAAACAAATTATCAGATCTGCAACTTCTGTGGCAGCCAATTACAGAGCTGTATCCAGAGCGAGATCGGAGAAAGAAAAATTTGCTAAAATGTGCATAGTAGTCGAAGAAATTGATGAAACTCAACTTTGGCTTGAAATTATTGAAGAATTAGAATATGTAAGTCCGGAAAAAATTTTACATTTAAAAACAGAATGTGAAGAACTTGTAAAAGTTATGACTACATATAAGTTTAAATTATCGCAAATTTAA
- a CDS encoding D-alanine--D-alanine ligase, whose translation MNKKSVAVVMGGYSDEYVVSLKSGQLIYDSLDRNLYDVYKVVVLKDEWYFLGENDKKYAINRGDFSVTLDHGEVLKFDVCFNIIHGTPGENGILQAYWDAIGQKYTGCDFYQSALTFNKKDTLAVLSKYGIPSAKSIYLRKGENINVDEIVSELNLPLFVKPNQSGSSLGISKVKEKSELIAATEIAFKEDNEILIESFLDGMEVSVGVIDFKGETIVLGITEIVPTNEFFDYEAKYEGASEEITPARIDEETTKRVEEIAKRAYNSLGMSGFSRSEFILMNGIPYMLEMNTNPGFSPASILPQQARHYGISIMDLCGNEVEKALNK comes from the coding sequence ATGAATAAAAAAAGTGTTGCCGTAGTAATGGGAGGCTATTCTGATGAATATGTTGTTTCTTTAAAAAGCGGACAATTGATTTATGATTCTCTGGACAGAAATCTCTATGACGTATATAAAGTAGTAGTCCTTAAAGATGAATGGTATTTTTTAGGAGAAAATGATAAAAAATATGCCATCAACAGAGGAGATTTTTCTGTGACTTTAGATCATGGAGAAGTCTTAAAATTTGATGTTTGTTTCAATATTATCCACGGAACTCCGGGGGAAAATGGAATTCTTCAGGCATACTGGGATGCCATTGGTCAAAAATATACAGGTTGTGATTTTTACCAGAGTGCCCTTACTTTCAATAAAAAAGACACTCTTGCCGTATTATCTAAATATGGAATTCCTTCTGCAAAAAGTATTTATTTAAGAAAAGGGGAAAACATCAATGTGGATGAGATTGTATCAGAACTCAATCTTCCTCTGTTTGTAAAACCTAATCAGTCCGGATCTTCGCTGGGAATTTCCAAAGTAAAAGAAAAATCAGAACTGATTGCGGCTACTGAAATTGCATTCAAAGAAGATAATGAAATCCTGATTGAAAGTTTCCTTGATGGTATGGAAGTTTCTGTAGGCGTTATTGATTTTAAAGGAGAAACTATTGTGTTAGGAATTACAGAAATTGTTCCTACTAATGAGTTTTTCGATTATGAAGCAAAATACGAAGGAGCTTCTGAAGAAATTACACCGGCAAGAATTGACGAAGAAACCACAAAGAGAGTGGAAGAAATTGCTAAAAGAGCATACAATTCATTAGGGATGAGCGGTTTTTCAAGAAGTGAATTTATTCTGATGAACGGGATTCCTTATATGCTTGAAATGAATACCAACCCAGGATTCTCTCCTGCAAGTATCCTTCCTCAGCAGGCAAGACATTATGGAATTTCCATCATGGATCTTTGCGGAAATGAAGTTGAAAAAGCACTTAATAAATAA
- a CDS encoding PASTA domain-containing protein, producing the protein MLKSLFNWKVLLNLVVAIGVFVGLVWLTFRWLEYHTNHGQEIPVPNIVNKSVHDAVKILDDTGLEYEVDSANYDPKYRPFQVLQVYPAPGSRVKDGRTVTLKVNPRTWAPIAVPNVINKYSGLAFQRLDQVGLKIGDTIYEPSIQKDALLRILYKGNAVNPGTRLPRFSTIDVVVGSGPMRNISIPNVVGLTVKEARAVIAKSMFEVGLVEHEDGSKDESDIIYYQDPASGDVRDQGMQIDLWASKKTPAELRAKVEQLNSIYRMKVDTSLPPVRYEEVHSEPSYEAPVVPAPAPKRETPKPEVPKTETPKTQTTAAKPVATTVEKPKTSAGNGTHATGSTAKPAATTQQPAQKPKAKKVVVE; encoded by the coding sequence ATGCTTAAATCACTTTTCAATTGGAAAGTTTTACTGAATTTAGTAGTAGCCATCGGTGTTTTCGTGGGGCTTGTATGGCTTACATTTCGCTGGTTGGAATACCATACTAACCACGGTCAGGAAATTCCTGTTCCCAATATTGTAAATAAATCGGTACATGATGCCGTTAAAATATTAGATGATACAGGACTGGAATATGAAGTAGACAGTGCCAATTACGACCCGAAATACAGACCATTCCAGGTGTTGCAGGTATATCCTGCACCAGGTTCCCGTGTGAAAGACGGAAGAACGGTAACGCTTAAAGTAAATCCGAGAACATGGGCTCCTATTGCAGTGCCAAATGTTATCAACAAATATTCAGGACTGGCATTCCAGAGATTGGATCAGGTAGGTCTTAAAATCGGTGATACCATTTATGAGCCGAGTATTCAGAAAGATGCTCTTTTAAGAATATTATATAAAGGAAATGCTGTAAACCCGGGAACTCGTTTGCCAAGATTCTCTACGATTGATGTAGTGGTAGGATCCGGGCCTATGAGAAATATTTCTATTCCTAATGTAGTAGGACTTACGGTAAAAGAAGCGAGAGCTGTCATTGCCAAAAGTATGTTTGAAGTAGGATTGGTAGAACATGAAGATGGAAGTAAAGATGAGTCTGATATTATCTATTATCAGGATCCTGCTTCCGGAGATGTTCGTGATCAGGGAATGCAGATCGACCTTTGGGCGAGTAAGAAAACTCCGGCAGAACTAAGAGCTAAAGTAGAACAGCTGAATTCTATCTACCGTATGAAAGTGGATACATCACTTCCTCCGGTTCGATATGAAGAAGTACACAGTGAGCCAAGTTATGAAGCTCCCGTAGTGCCTGCTCCTGCGCCTAAAAGAGAAACTCCAAAGCCGGAAGTTCCGAAAACTGAAACTCCTAAAACTCAGACTACAGCAGCTAAACCAGTTGCTACCACTGTTGAAAAACCTAAAACGTCTGCAGGAAACGGTACTCATGCTACAGGAAGTACAGCCAAACCGGCTGCAACAACACAACAGCCTGCGCAAAAGCCAAAAGCTAAGAAGGTTGTCGTAGAATAA
- a CDS encoding trimeric intracellular cation channel family protein, whose amino-acid sequence MHEQFNFAIEVLGTIAFSMSGSFAAMQKRLDPFGVLIIAFVTSVGGGTVRDLLLDIPVFWMHDLLMCALILVTSIFSMVFKSLEKNFKVTLFIFDSFGLGLFTIIGVQKGLNAGIHPMICIALGTITGCFGGIIRDILLNRIPLIFRKEIYATACILGGSAFLLMTRYTMLSYTFIQIFTILLIVAIRTFAVKYHWQMPKFYGYDQNSEM is encoded by the coding sequence ATGCACGAACAGTTCAATTTTGCCATAGAAGTCCTGGGGACCATTGCCTTTTCCATGTCAGGAAGTTTTGCAGCAATGCAGAAACGGCTTGATCCGTTCGGAGTGCTTATTATTGCATTTGTAACTTCTGTGGGAGGAGGAACTGTAAGAGATTTATTGCTTGATATCCCCGTGTTCTGGATGCATGATCTTCTGATGTGTGCTTTGATTCTCGTGACCAGCATTTTTTCAATGGTCTTCAAATCTCTTGAAAAGAACTTCAAAGTCACTTTATTTATCTTCGACAGCTTTGGTCTTGGATTATTTACCATTATCGGAGTTCAGAAAGGCTTAAATGCAGGAATCCATCCTATGATTTGTATTGCTTTAGGAACCATAACAGGTTGTTTCGGAGGGATTATCCGGGATATATTGCTCAACAGAATTCCCTTGATTTTCAGAAAGGAAATTTATGCTACCGCATGTATATTGGGAGGTTCTGCATTTTTATTAATGACCAGATATACCATGCTTTCTTATACTTTTATACAAATCTTCACTATTTTACTGATTGTTGCTATAAGAACCTTCGCCGTAAAATACCATTGGCAGATGCCTAAGTTCTATGGCTACGACCAGAATTCAGAAATGTAA
- the coaD gene encoding pantetheine-phosphate adenylyltransferase codes for MKIAVFPGSFDPITLGHYDIIERAAPLFDKLIIAIGQNSQKKYMFPLEKRMEFIQNSVAEFPNVEVDSFEGLTVDYCFEKNAQYIIRGLRNPADFEFEKAIAHTNRTLAHKKLETVFLLTSSGKSFISSSIVREIITHGGEYELMVPDSVRVER; via the coding sequence ATGAAAATTGCTGTTTTCCCAGGGTCTTTTGACCCGATTACACTAGGACATTACGACATTATAGAAAGAGCGGCACCGCTATTTGATAAATTAATCATCGCTATCGGCCAGAATTCTCAGAAAAAATATATGTTCCCTCTTGAGAAAAGAATGGAATTTATCCAGAATTCTGTAGCAGAGTTTCCCAACGTGGAAGTAGACTCATTTGAAGGCTTAACAGTGGATTACTGTTTTGAGAAAAATGCTCAGTACATTATCCGAGGACTGAGAAACCCTGCCGATTTTGAATTTGAAAAAGCAATTGCTCACACCAACAGAACATTAGCTCACAAAAAACTGGAAACCGTATTTTTACTGACTTCTTCTGGAAAATCTTTCATCAGCAGCAGCATTGTAAGGGAAATCATTACCCACGGCGGTGAATACGAACTGATGGTTCCGGACTCAGTAAGAGTGGAAAGATAA